One segment of Cynocephalus volans isolate mCynVol1 chromosome 8, mCynVol1.pri, whole genome shotgun sequence DNA contains the following:
- the LOC134384669 gene encoding small ribosomal subunit protein eS7-like yields MKPKGEKPDEFESSISQVPLELEMSSDLKAQLQELNTTVAREVEAGGGRKAIIIFVSVPQMKSFQKIQVRLVHELEKKFSGKHVFFMVQRRIVPKPTRKSPTKNKQERPKSCTLTAVHDALLEDLVIPSEIVGKRIRVKLDGSQLIKVHLTKA; encoded by the coding sequence ATGAAGCCCAAGGGCGAGAAGCCGGACGAGTTCGAGTCCAGCATCTCCCAGGTGCCGCTGGAGCTGGAGATGAGCTCGGACCTGAAGGCTCAGCTGCAGGAGCTGAACACCACAGTGGCCAGGGAAGTTGAAGCTGGTGGTGGTCGGAAAGCTATCATAATCTTTGTTTCGGTTCCTCAAATGAAATCCTTCCAGAAAATCCAGGTCCGGCTAGTACACGAATTGGAGAAAAAGTTCAGTGGGAAGCACGTTTTCTTTATGGTTCAGAGGAGAATTGTGCCGAAGCCAACTCGAAAAAGCCCTACAAAAAATAAGCAAGAGCGTCCCAAGAGCTGCACGCTGACAGCCGTGCACGATGCGCTCCTTGAGGACTTGGTCATCCCCAGTGAAATTGTGGGCAAGAGAATCCGTGTGAAACTAGATGGCAGCCAGCTCATAAAGGTGCACTTGACCAAAGCATAG